In the genome of Streptomyces aquilus, the window GCTGCACGAACGGGGTGTTGATGGACTGCTCCATCGCCTTGCGCAGGCTGATGTAGCCCCAGGGATAGTCGCTCTCGTTCTCCTGGTAGAAGATCGAGTTGTCCTTGCGCAGGTAGTAAGTGCCGTCCGGTTTCTGGACCTTCAGATGGTCGTTGCCGTTGTACTTGCTCAGCGGCGAGACGCCGTTGTCCGGATCCTTGTATGTGCCGTACTCCATGGCCGCGGCAAGAACGAACGGCTTCCACGTCGAACCGACCGGCACACCCGAAGTGTCGGCGTTGTTGTTGAAGTGGCCGTTCTCGTAGCCCGCGCCGCCGTAGATCGCGACGATCGCGCCGTCCTTGGGCCGCACCGACGCCGCACCGAACTGGACGTGCTTGTCCTTCTCGCGCTTGTCGGGGTCGATGTTCTGGTCCTCGACCTTCTTTACGGCCTTGGCCAGATCGTTGACCTTGTCCTTCTCGAAGGTCGTGTAGATCTGGTAGCCGCCCTTGTCGAAGTCGGCCCGCGAGATGTTCGAGTGGGCCAGCACGTACTTCTTGGCCGTGTCGACGAGGTAGCTGATCTGGCCGGTCATGCCCTTGGTCGCCTTGAGGCCCTGAGGCATGGGGTACTTCTTGATGGCCGTCTGGTACTTGGCGTCCGTCAGATGCTTGTCGTTGTGCATCTGCTCCAGGATCCAGCTCCAGCGTTCCTGGGAGCGCTTGAGGTTGGCGTCCTTGGTCGCCGAGGGGTCGATGCTCGTGTTGTCGATGGGGTCGTAGTACGTCGGGCCCTTGAGCAGCGCGGCGAGGAAGGCGCACTGGGAATCGGTGAGGTCCTCGGCATCCTCGCCGTAGTAGGTCTGCGCCGCGGCCTGGATGCCGTAGGCACCACGGCCGTAGTACGAGGTGTTCAGGTAGCCCTGGAGGATGTCGTCCTTCGAGAGCTTCGTGCCCACCTTTATGGAAATGAACATCTCCTTGAACTTCCGGGAGATGGTCTGTTCCTGGCTCAGGTAGGTGTTCTTCACGTACTGCTGGGTGATGGTGGAACCACCCTGGGTGTCACCGCCGCGCGCCATGTTGGCGAGCGCTCGCGCGATACCCATGGGATCGACGCCCGAGTCGGTGTAGAAGCTCTTGTTCTCCGCGGAGATCACGGCCCACTGCATCGCCTTGGGGATCTTGGCGATGGAGACGTTCTGACGGTTCACACCGCTGCCGGTGGCGACCATCCGGCTGCCGTCAGCCCAGTAGTAGACGTTGTTCTCGGACTTCGCCGCGGCGTTCTCGCTGGGGATGCTCACCATGGCGTAGCCGATGCCCGCGATGGCCACCAGGCTGCCGAGGAAGGCGAGGCTGAGTCCGGAGACGAGGCGCCAGGAGGGAACCCAGCGCTGCCAGCCGTACTTGCCGGCACGTGGGTAGTCGATGAAGCGGTTCTTGGTGGAGGTGGCGACTCGGCCGCGTCCAGGGCCGGTGGAGCCGCGACGTGCGCCGCGCCCCGTGGGCTCGGGCGCTCTGCGTCGGCTGCCCCCGCCTCTCTGCGCCGCACGGCGGGCGTCGGCGCGGCCGCTGTACGGCCGCTCCTCCGCACCCGACTCGTGGGAACCCGACCCGTACGCGTCGGAAGGAGATCCGGTGGCGCCACGCGGTGCCGCACGGCGGCCGGAGGACGAGCCGGACTGGCCGCGTCGGGCCGCGGCACGTCCGCCTCCCTGCGGCTGCGGCGGTTTGCGACGGTGCTCGCTCATCGAACGACTACTCCTAGGGCAGGCGCACCTTTGCGCGCCTGGAAACGGCGGCTGCTGGTTTCCGGTCCCCCCGAAGTACGGATGTGGTCGCTTGCGCATTCACCCGTACTGCACCGGGGACGACGACGCCCCCAGACGTCACTCGGTTCCCGGTGGTGTGCATGCCGCACAGACTACGCACCGTCAAAACCCGTCTAGCCCCGAAGTTCACCCCAAATCAGGCAACTTGCCTCCAACGAATCGGTGATGTGATCCCGTTCACCATCCCCGCACTTGTCGCATCCGGAAGGCCGTTCTATCGTCGTGATGTATCGAGTCGATACATCAGAGCGACATAAGCGAGCGGAAGGCCGAGAGGAGGCGACCATGAGCCGGCGTTCCGGGATCCTGGAGTTCGCCGTACTCGGTCTCCTGCGCGAGTCCCCGATGCACGGCTATGAGCTGCGCAAACGACTCAATACGTCACTGGGTGTGTTCCGTGCGTTCAGCTACGGCACGCTCTACCCCTGCCTCAAGACGCTGGTCGCCAACGGCTGGTTGATCGAGGAATCGGGGAACGCTCCCGAGGACGCCCTCGCCGCATCACTGGCGGGGCGTCGCGCCAAGATCGTCTATCGGTTGACGGCGGAAGGTAAGGAGCACTTCGAGGAGCTGCTCTCCCAGACCGGCCCCGACGCGTACGAGGACGAGCACTTCGCCGCGCGTTTCGCCTTCTTCGGGCAGACGTCGCGCGATGTGCGCGTGCGGGTGCTGGAAGGCCGCCGCAGCCGGCTGGAGGAGCGCCTGGACAAGATGCGCGTCTCGTTCGCGCGCACCCGGGAGCGCCTCGACGACTACACGCTTGAGCTCCAGCGCCACGGAATGGAGTCCGTGGAGCGCGAAGTGCGCTGGCTGAACGAGCTCATCGAGAGCGAGCGGGCCGGACGGGACCTTCGTGGTTCCACCGGGGGGCCCGCTCAGTCCTCTCAGCAGAACAACACAACTGGAGCGACGGGCAACCTGCCACGGCCCGGGGACACCCCCCGGACCGATCTGCCCGACGACACCGCCACGTGAGCGCCCAGTCAGGGCCTCACTCGTACACACAGGGAGCAACCGGAATGGGTTCGGTTCGCGTAGCCATCGTCGGCGTGGGCAACTGCGCCGCGTCGCTGGTGCAGGGAGTCGAGTACTACAAGGACGCCGACCCGGCGTCCAAGGTGCCTGGACTGATGCACGTCCAGTTCGGCGACTACCACGTCGGTGACGTCGAGTTCGTCGCCGCCTTCGACGTCGACGCGAAGAAGGTCGGCCTCGACCTCTCGGACGCCATCGGTGCCAGCGAGAACAACACCATC includes:
- a CDS encoding transglycosylase domain-containing protein translates to MSEHRRKPPQPQGGGRAAARRGQSGSSSGRRAAPRGATGSPSDAYGSGSHESGAEERPYSGRADARRAAQRGGGSRRRAPEPTGRGARRGSTGPGRGRVATSTKNRFIDYPRAGKYGWQRWVPSWRLVSGLSLAFLGSLVAIAGIGYAMVSIPSENAAAKSENNVYYWADGSRMVATGSGVNRQNVSIAKIPKAMQWAVISAENKSFYTDSGVDPMGIARALANMARGGDTQGGSTITQQYVKNTYLSQEQTISRKFKEMFISIKVGTKLSKDDILQGYLNTSYYGRGAYGIQAAAQTYYGEDAEDLTDSQCAFLAALLKGPTYYDPIDNTSIDPSATKDANLKRSQERWSWILEQMHNDKHLTDAKYQTAIKKYPMPQGLKATKGMTGQISYLVDTAKKYVLAHSNISRADFDKGGYQIYTTFEKDKVNDLAKAVKKVEDQNIDPDKREKDKHVQFGAASVRPKDGAIVAIYGGAGYENGHFNNNADTSGVPVGSTWKPFVLAAAMEYGTYKDPDNGVSPLSKYNGNDHLKVQKPDGTYYLRKDNSIFYQENESDYPWGYISLRKAMEQSINTPFVQLAVDVGLDNVANVAEKSGILKSTFAGLNPSFALGTSTPSAIRMADAYATFAASGKHADPYSVTGVKHNGTDVQGFSKPKLTLAMPENVANNVTDTLENVIKNGTGKNALALGRTAAGKTGTTDSNKSAWFVGYTQQLATSVAMFREDPKEGELLSMNGTAGVESIHGGDIPTSIWTEYMKAALKGDNDPGFPEAEKIGEIQDEAGAPSPTPSVTATPSETPSATPSPTPSETEVLPSPSASESCKFSWQCSDSGGTDTGGTDGGVTSSPTATETDTTRGNGNGGGIFGGSTG
- a CDS encoding PadR family transcriptional regulator; the encoded protein is MSRRSGILEFAVLGLLRESPMHGYELRKRLNTSLGVFRAFSYGTLYPCLKTLVANGWLIEESGNAPEDALAASLAGRRAKIVYRLTAEGKEHFEELLSQTGPDAYEDEHFAARFAFFGQTSRDVRVRVLEGRRSRLEERLDKMRVSFARTRERLDDYTLELQRHGMESVEREVRWLNELIESERAGRDLRGSTGGPAQSSQQNNTTGATGNLPRPGDTPRTDLPDDTAT